The window TTGATTATCTCTGAGTGAAGCGCAACGCTCCGCTCAGCCTTGGGCGCCTCCGCCATGGACATTTGGACCGAAGCAGGGGGAACCGCCCTTCATCTTCGCAAAAATATCCCCGCCGGAGGCATTCAACTTTTTCTCCTCAATGTGGAAACGGCCACAGCCGCAACTTTTCCTTGATTGTCCGCCACAGGGCCGCCAGCCCGTGCGGTTCCACGATCAGGAAGAAAATGATCAGCGCCCCGAGAATGACGAATTCGAAATGCGCGGCAATATCCGTTGGCCATCCCAGCCCACCAACCATGATATTCTTCAGCAGAACGGGAAGCAGCACGATGAACGCCGCCCCTGCAAATGACCCGAAAATCGAGCCCAACCCGCCGATGATGATCATGAACAGCGCCAGGAAGGACTTGTTGATGCCGAACGCCTCGCCCACTTCCACTGCACCAAGATAGACCGTGAAGAAAAGCGCACCGCCGACGCCGACGAAAAACGACGATACGGCAAAGGCCGAAAGCTTCGCCCGCAACGGGTTCACTCCGATGATCTCGGCAGCGATGTCCATATCCCGGATCGCCATCCACGAACGCCCCAGCCGCCCTCGCGTCAGGTTGCGCGCCAGCCATGCCATCGCAAAGACGATGATCAGGCAGAACAGGTATTTCGCCTCCGGTGTCGCGTTGGGTCCGGTGATCAGGAAGCCGAACATGGTCCTGTCCGGCGCGTTGATCTGGCCCGACGCCGAGTAGTTGTAGAACCAGGGCACGCGGTTGAACAGCCAGACGAGGAAAAACTGCGCCGCCAGTGTCGCCACGGCAAGATAAAAGCCCTTGATACGAAGGGAAGGCAAGCCGAACAGCAGCCCCACGCAGGCCGTCACCCCGCCGGACAGGAAGATCACCACGAGGATGTTGAGATCCGGCACCGCCGTCATGATCTTGTAGGCCGCATATGCGCCCACAGCCATGAAGCCTCCGGTGCCGAGGCTGACCTGCCCGCAATAGCCTGTCAGGATATTCAGGCCGATGGCAATGATCGACCAGATAAGGAAGGGAACCAGCACCGCCGAAGCGAGGTATTCATTCAGGAGGAACGGGATCGCCAGAAATGCCACGGCGACGACGGCGAAGTACCGCCAGCGATCGAAGGTAATGGGGAAGGTCTGGCCGTCAGCCGCGTAGCTTGTTTTGAAATCTCCCGCCTCGCGATAAAACATCAGTAGTTCGCCTTCGGTCCACTGAACCGCTCGAACGGCTCCATCAGTTCCGGCGCCCTTTTCCACAAGAGAAGGCCAGCCAGTGCCAGCGCCGGAAGCGTCATCAACCCAAAGGTCGAGAAGCCTACGACCAGTAGCAGAACAAGCCCGCCCCAGACGGCAAACCTGTCCGCCTCCGCATCTCGCGGATCCATCATCGGTACCAGAAAGCGCAAGGCCATATAGGCGGGCGCCACCAGCAAGATCAGCGCAATCAGCGAAACCAGCCCGCGCATGACCATTCCGAATTGCGGCGCGAACAGCGCAAGGGCGAACGCCAAGAGCGCTCCCCCTACCACCAGCCGGGGCGACATCGTTTCATCTTCCCGAAATAGGCGATCCAGCATCTTCACGTATCATTCCTCTCAGTTCTTCGGCCAAAAACGCCGACATCAGACCCGCTCGATGATCTTTTCGCCGAAAAGACCCTGCGGTCGGAACACAAGAAACAGCAGTGCCAGCACATAGGCAAACCAGTTTTCGGTGGCACCGCCGATCAGCGGCCCGATGCTGAACTCGAACAGCTTCTCTCCCACACCGATAATCAACCCGCCAACGATTGCGCCGGGGATGGATGTGAACCCGCCAAGCATCAGCACCGGCAGTGCCTTCAGCGCGATCAGGCTCAGCGAGAACTGCACACCCAGCTTCGCCCCCCACATGATACCGGCAACCAGCGCCACGAAACCGGCAATTGACCAAACGATCACCCAGATACTGCGCAGGCTGATACCTACCGACAGCGCAGCCTGGTGGTCGTCGGCCACCGCTCTCAGTGCCCGCCCGGTGCGCGTGTATTGCGAGAACAGAACCAATCCGATCACGAGGATGGCCGCGAAGACTGTCGCCCAGATATCGAGATTGTCGATATAGAATCCGTAGAACCCCTCGCCGCCCCAATTTGCCGTGGTCTCTTCCAGCCACAAATTTCCACCCTGCGGCAGGCCGACATCAAGCTTCTTGATGTCCGATCCCCACATCAGGTCTCCGAACCCCTCCATGAAATAGGCCAGCCCGATCGTCGCCATAAACAGAATGATCGGTTCCTGGTTTACCAGATGCTTCAGCACCAATCTCTCCACGGCGTAGGCGAAGGCGATCATCACCAGAACCGCCATGAGAATTGCAACCACCGGCACGCCGCCGATCTTCGGCATCTCCCAGCCGAAGTAATGCAAATCCGAACCGAAGACCGCGTTCAGAAGGTGCGCGAAGGGAACCTGGCCACTTTGCAACCCTACCAGCGTGAGCGCCGCGAAAAGCGCCATGACACCCTGGGCATAGTTGAAGATGCCGGAGGCC of the Algicella marina genome contains:
- a CDS encoding branched-chain amino acid ABC transporter permease, whose protein sequence is MFYREAGDFKTSYAADGQTFPITFDRWRYFAVVAVAFLAIPFLLNEYLASAVLVPFLIWSIIAIGLNILTGYCGQVSLGTGGFMAVGAYAAYKIMTAVPDLNILVVIFLSGGVTACVGLLFGLPSLRIKGFYLAVATLAAQFFLVWLFNRVPWFYNYSASGQINAPDRTMFGFLITGPNATPEAKYLFCLIIVFAMAWLARNLTRGRLGRSWMAIRDMDIAAEIIGVNPLRAKLSAFAVSSFFVGVGGALFFTVYLGAVEVGEAFGINKSFLALFMIIIGGLGSIFGSFAGAAFIVLLPVLLKNIMVGGLGWPTDIAAHFEFVILGALIIFFLIVEPHGLAALWRTIKEKLRLWPFPH
- a CDS encoding branched-chain amino acid ABC transporter permease, which translates into the protein MAGVMYALVALGFVLIFKASGIFNYAQGVMALFAALTLVGLQSGQVPFAHLLNAVFGSDLHYFGWEMPKIGGVPVVAILMAVLVMIAFAYAVERLVLKHLVNQEPIILFMATIGLAYFMEGFGDLMWGSDIKKLDVGLPQGGNLWLEETTANWGGEGFYGFYIDNLDIWATVFAAILVIGLVLFSQYTRTGRALRAVADDHQAALSVGISLRSIWVIVWSIAGFVALVAGIMWGAKLGVQFSLSLIALKALPVLMLGGFTSIPGAIVGGLIIGVGEKLFEFSIGPLIGGATENWFAYVLALLFLVFRPQGLFGEKIIERV